A region of Zingiber officinale cultivar Zhangliang unplaced genomic scaffold, Zo_v1.1 ctg125, whole genome shotgun sequence DNA encodes the following proteins:
- the LOC122035883 gene encoding F-box/kelch-repeat protein At1g64840-like, which produces MEFVKRRGFSSTSPWRAGEEEVSDTKRRDWASLTPPLLLAVLRRLDSLEDFFAFRGVCRAWRSAGAPSVDALAGQSPLLLLTRFPSYTEAFFDLPRRRLYRFRLPWSVHSRRSLAFVPGGHLVTATHSPKSKILLWNIFTQSQIRLPTAPLPFRRVLLSSNPVTAGHHCVVLLFSKGGSLIQYSRIGDSLWTIRDSDPSIADMIFFRDGNLYALTATMQLLVADLSADRDFHPLRNGSAAAPAPASAHYEQFLAEAGGDMLVLCHRFQRGFDVFRWDFKRGRWVEALDLGGRAVFLGSTGFAGSIATGTGLGIRGDCIYYVGRRKDAWYVFSMEEQTIEVLSPDSPGLLKGESAMETVWVLPSLC; this is translated from the coding sequence atGGAATTCGTTAAACGACGTGGGTTTTCCTCTACGTCTCCTTGGAGAGCAGGAGAGGAAGAGGTTTCGGATACGAAGAGGAGGGATTGGGCATCACTGACTCCGCCGCTCCTTCTCGCCGTTCTCCGTCGCCTCGACAGCCTCGAGGACTTCTTCGCCTTCCGCGGAGTCTGCCGCGCGTGGCGATCGGCGGGCGCCCCCTCCGTCGACGCCCTCGCCGGACAATCGCCGCTCCTCCTCCTCACCCGTTTTCCCTCGTACACCGAGGCCTTCTTCGACCTCCCCCGTCGCCGTCTCTACCGCTTCCGGCTCCCATGGAGCGTCCACTCGCGCCGCTCCCTCGCTTTCGTCCCCGGCGGCCACCTCGTCACCGCCACTCACTCCCCTAAATCCAAGATCCTCCTCTGGAACATCTTCACCCAATCTCAGATCCGCCTCCCCACCGCCCCCTTACCCTTTCGCCGAGTCCTCCTCTCCTCCAACCCCGTCACCGCCGGCCACCACTGCGTCGTCCTTCTCTTCTCCAAGGGCGGATCTTTAATTCAATACTCCCGCATCGGCGACTCCCTCTGGACCATCCGCGATTCCGATCCAAGCATCGCAGACATGATCTTCTTCCGCGACGGCAATCTCTACGCCCTCACCGCCACGATGCAGCTCCTCGTCGCGGATCTCTCCGCCGATCGAGACTTCCACCCGTTACGCAACGGCAGTGCGGCCGCCCCCGCTCCCGCCTCCGCCCACTACGAGCAATTTCTGGCCGAAGCCGGCGGCGACATGCTGGTCCTGTGCCACAGATTCCAGCGCGGTTTCGACGTTTTCCGATGGGACTTCAAGCGCGGTAGATGGGTGGAGGCGCTTGACTTGGGGGGAAGGGCTGTGTTCCTTGGATCCACCGGCTTCGCCGGATCGATCGCCACCGGAACTGGATTGGGGATCAGAGGCGATTGCATCTACTACGTGGGCCGGCGGAAGGATGCCTGGTACGTGTTCTCGATGGAAGAGCAGACGATCGAAGTGCTTTCTCCGGATTCGCCGGGGTTGCTCAAAGGTGAGTCCGCAATGGAGACGGTATGGGTGCTCCCTAGCCTCTGCTAA
- the LOC122035882 gene encoding heat shock 70 kDa protein, mitochondrial, with protein sequence MAASAMLRAMRRRDLSTPLLSSRLGSLLSGSNGVALGHKWTNLARTFSSKPLGNDIIGIDLGTTNSCVAVMEGKNAKVIENAEGARTTPSVVAFNQKGELIVGTPAKRQAVTNPTNTVFGTKRLIGRRFDDPQTQKEMKMVPFKIVKAPNGDAWVEANGQQYSPSQIGAFVLTKMKETAEAYLGKSISKAVITVPAYFNDAQRQATKDAGRIAGLDVQRIINEPTAAALAYGLNNKEGLIAVFDLGGGTFDVSILEISNGVFEVKATNGDTFLGGEDFDNALVEFLVDEFKRSEAIDLSKDRLALQRLREAAEKAKIELSSTSQTEINLPFITADASGAKHMNITLTRSKFETLVNHLIERTRSPCTNCLKDANISSKEVDEVLLVGGMTRVPRVQEIVSEIFGKSPSKGVNPDEAVAMGAAIQGGILRGDVKELLLLDVTPLSLGIETLGGIFTRLINRNTTIPTKKSQVFSTAADNQTQVGVRVLQGEREMAADNKLLGEFELIGIPPAPRGMPQIEVTFDIDANGIVTVFAKDKSTGKEQQITIRSSGGLSEDEIEKMVKEAELHAQKDQERKALIDIKNSADTTIYSIEKSLNEFRDKIPAEVASEIESAVSDLRKEMAGDNIDSIKAKLDAANKAVSKIGQHMQGGSSGGSSSSGGSQGDQAPDAEYEEVKK encoded by the exons ATGGCAGCGTCCGCGATGCTTCGAGCTATGAGGCGACGCGATCTGTCAACGCCCCTCCTGTCCTCCCGCCTCGGATCC TTATTATCAGGAAGCAATGGCGTGGCGCTAGGTCACAAATGGACTAACTTGGCTAGAACTTTCAG CTCAAAGCCTCTAGGCAATGATATAATTGGGATTGATTTGGGAACGACAAATTCTTGTGTTGCGGTCATGGAGGGAAAG AATGCTAAAGTTATTGAGAATGCTGAAGGAGCCCGTACTACACCATCAGTTGTAGCTTTTAATCAAAAAGGTGAAttgattgttggaaccccagcaAAACGTCAGGCAGTTACTAATCCAACAAACACGGTTTTCGGTACCAAGCGACTGATAGGCCGTCGTTTTGATGATCCTCAAACACAGAAAGAGATGAAGATGGTTCCTTTTAAGATTGTTAAGGCACCTAATGGGGATGCATGGGTAGAAGCCAACGGTCAGCAATATTCTCCTAGCCAGATCGGTGCATTTGTTTTGACAAAGATGAAAGAAACTGCTGAAGCTTACCTCGGTAAATCCATTTCGAAGGCCGTGATTACAGTACCTGCATATTTTAATGATGCTCAACGCCAGGCTACAAAGGATGCTGGGAGAATCGCTGGCTTAGATGTGCAAAGAATCATTAATGAACCAACCGCAGCTGCACTAGCTTACGGTTTGAACAACAAAGAAGGCTTGATCGCTGTGTTTGATCTTGGAGGTGGAACATTTGAtgtttcaattttagaaatatcaaATGGTGTATTTGAG GTCAAAGCTACAAATGGCGACACCTTCTTGGGCGGTGAAGATTTTGACAATGCTCTTGTCGAATTTTTGGTCGATGAATTCAAGAGATCTGAAGCAATAGATCTTTCAAAAGACAGACTAGCTTTACAAAGACTTCGTGAAGCAGCAGAGAAGGCTAAGATTGAACTATCGTCGACTTCGCAGACTGAAATCAACCTTCCATTCATAACTGCTGATGCTTCTGGAGCAAAACATATGAATATCACTCTTACAAGATCAAAGTTCGAGACCTTAGTAAATCACTTAATTGAGAGGACCAGGAGTCCCTGCACAAATTGTCTCAAGGATGCCAACATAAGCAGCAAAGAAGTCGACGAGGTTCTTCTAGTTGGTGGAATGACTCGAGTTCCGAGGGTTCAGGAAATAGTTTCTGAGATCTTCGGAAAGAGCCCTAGCAAGGGAGTGAATCCAGACGAAGCTGTTGCAATGGGAGCTGCTATCCAAGGTGGTATTCTTCGTGGAGATGTTAAGGAACTTCTCTTGTTAGATGTGACACCCTTATCGCTCGGCATCGAAACTCTCGGCGGTATCTTTACAAGATTGATCAACAGAAATACTACCATCCCCACAAAGAAGAGCCAG GTGTTCTCTACGGCGGCTGACAATCAAACCCAGGTTGGAGTCCGTGTGTTGCAAGGCGAGCGCGAAATGGCTGCTGACAACAAGCTCTTGGGCGAGTTTGAGCTCATCGGTATTCCACCAGCACCTCGCGGCATGCCACAAATCGAGgtcacatttgacattgatgccaatgGGATCGTGACTGTCTTTGCAAAAGACAAATCCACTGGAAAGGAGCAGCAGATCACTATCCGCTCGTCCGGCGGGCTCTCTGAGGATGAGATCGAGAAGATGGTCAAGGAGGCCGAGTTGCACGCCCAAAAGGATCAAGAGAGGAAAGCCTTGATTGACATCAAGAACAGTGCCGACACCACAATCTACAGCATCGAAAAGAGCCTGAATGAGTTCAGGGACAAAATCCCTGCTGAGGTTGCCAGTGAGATCGAGTCAGCTGTTTCTGATCTACGCAAAGAGATGGCGGGGGACAACATCGACAGCATCAAGGCCAAGCTTGACGCAGCTAACAAGGCTGTTTCGAAGATCGGGCAGCACATGCAGGGAGGAAGCTCGGGTGGATCATCGTCTTCCGGAGGGTCTCAAGGTGATCAAGCTCCAGATGCAGAATACGAAGAGGTGAAGAAGTAA
- the LOC122035904 gene encoding mediator of RNA polymerase II transcription subunit 10b-like isoform X1 produces MDPSPHKSSTAAGDGVVSVPASTDPIPAPNSNSGTVDDQKESLSQIIDSVDRTLGLLHKLYLTVSSFSVASQLPLLQRLNTLVAELDGIQKLAENCNFQIPLEVVNLIDDGKNPDQFTRDVINSFISKNQITKGKTDALKSFRKHLLEELNQAFPDEVMTYKEVRAAAAAAAAEPEAGAGPKCYT; encoded by the exons ATGGATCCCTCGCCGCACAAGTCCTCCACAGCCGCCGGCGACGGCGTCGTCTCCGTCCCCGCCTCCACCGATCCCATCCCGGCGCCAAACTCGAATTCAGGCACCGTTGATGATCAGAAGGAGAGCCTCAGCCAGATCATCGACTCCGTCGACAGAACCCTCGGCCTCCTCCACAAGCTCTACCTGACGGTATCTTCCTTCAGCGTCGCTTCGCAACTCCCGCTCCTCCAGAGACT aaaCACTTTGGTGGCGGAGCTCGATGGGATACAGAAATTGGCGGAAAATTGCAACTTCCAGATCCCTTTGGAGGTCGTCAA TTTGATTGATGATGGGAAGAATCCAGATCAGTTCACTAGGGATGTGATAAATAGCTTCATTTCCAAGAACCAGATTACCAAAGGAAAGACTGATGCTTTGAAG AGTTTTAGAAAGCACCTTCTTGAGGAGCTTAATCAAGCTTTTCCAGATGAAGTGATGACTTACAAGGAGGTtcgtgctgctgctgctgctgctgctgct GAACCAGAGGCTGGTGCAGGCCCAAAATGCTATACCTAA
- the LOC122035904 gene encoding mediator of RNA polymerase II transcription subunit 10b-like isoform X3, translating to MDPSPHKSSTAAGDGVVSVPASTDPIPAPNSNSGTVDDQKESLSQIIDSVDRTLGLLHKLYLTVSSFSVASQLPLLQRLNTLVAELDGIQKLAENCNFQIPLEVVNLIDDGKNPDQFTRDVINSFISKNQITKGKTDALKSFRKHLLEELNQAFPDEVMTYKEVRAAAAAAAARLVQAQNAIPNGDVKIKPKH from the exons ATGGATCCCTCGCCGCACAAGTCCTCCACAGCCGCCGGCGACGGCGTCGTCTCCGTCCCCGCCTCCACCGATCCCATCCCGGCGCCAAACTCGAATTCAGGCACCGTTGATGATCAGAAGGAGAGCCTCAGCCAGATCATCGACTCCGTCGACAGAACCCTCGGCCTCCTCCACAAGCTCTACCTGACGGTATCTTCCTTCAGCGTCGCTTCGCAACTCCCGCTCCTCCAGAGACT aaaCACTTTGGTGGCGGAGCTCGATGGGATACAGAAATTGGCGGAAAATTGCAACTTCCAGATCCCTTTGGAGGTCGTCAA TTTGATTGATGATGGGAAGAATCCAGATCAGTTCACTAGGGATGTGATAAATAGCTTCATTTCCAAGAACCAGATTACCAAAGGAAAGACTGATGCTTTGAAG AGTTTTAGAAAGCACCTTCTTGAGGAGCTTAATCAAGCTTTTCCAGATGAAGTGATGACTTACAAGGAGGTtcgtgctgctgctgctgctgctgctgct AGGCTGGTGCAGGCCCAAAATGCTATACCTAATGGAGATGTCAAAATAAAACCAAAGCATTAG
- the LOC122035904 gene encoding mediator of RNA polymerase II transcription subunit 10b-like isoform X2 encodes MDPSPHKSSTAAGDGVVSVPASTDPIPAPNSNSGTVDDQKESLSQIIDSVDRTLGLLHKLYLTVSSFSVASQLPLLQRLNTLVAELDGIQKLAENCNFQIPLEVVNLIDDGKNPDQFTRDVINSFISKNQITKGKTDALKSFRKHLLEELNQAFPDEVMTYKEVRAAAAAEPEAGAGPKCYT; translated from the exons ATGGATCCCTCGCCGCACAAGTCCTCCACAGCCGCCGGCGACGGCGTCGTCTCCGTCCCCGCCTCCACCGATCCCATCCCGGCGCCAAACTCGAATTCAGGCACCGTTGATGATCAGAAGGAGAGCCTCAGCCAGATCATCGACTCCGTCGACAGAACCCTCGGCCTCCTCCACAAGCTCTACCTGACGGTATCTTCCTTCAGCGTCGCTTCGCAACTCCCGCTCCTCCAGAGACT aaaCACTTTGGTGGCGGAGCTCGATGGGATACAGAAATTGGCGGAAAATTGCAACTTCCAGATCCCTTTGGAGGTCGTCAA TTTGATTGATGATGGGAAGAATCCAGATCAGTTCACTAGGGATGTGATAAATAGCTTCATTTCCAAGAACCAGATTACCAAAGGAAAGACTGATGCTTTGAAG AGTTTTAGAAAGCACCTTCTTGAGGAGCTTAATCAAGCTTTTCCAGATGAAGTGATGACTTACAAGGAGGTtcgtgctgctgctgctgct GAACCAGAGGCTGGTGCAGGCCCAAAATGCTATACCTAA